The proteins below are encoded in one region of Desulfovibrio sp. JC022:
- a CDS encoding retron system putative HNH endonuclease produces the protein MRNIQKGAIPRRFREWKEENNHQLNDLPFRAIPSEEGGVKDDLRVALCEEQGYLCCYCQSQINDDADSMRVEHWACQRKNVDKRFEYGNLLAACCGSEGQGRKNHHCDVLKASSDLKYNPANFNVESVIKYKADGEIYSTDTEFNEQIGSVKAPGILNLNLRRLRMQRQARIDAVIREMPKSRIWPREKVLRKISEYETPGDSGKLKPFAGVAIYYLKKKLRQSK, from the coding sequence GTGAGGAATATTCAGAAAGGAGCGATTCCACGCAGGTTCCGGGAATGGAAAGAAGAGAACAATCATCAACTTAACGATCTGCCTTTTAGGGCTATTCCGTCTGAAGAAGGTGGGGTAAAAGATGATCTTCGTGTCGCTTTGTGTGAAGAACAGGGATATTTGTGCTGTTACTGCCAGAGTCAAATCAACGATGATGCGGACAGTATGCGTGTAGAGCATTGGGCTTGCCAACGAAAGAATGTCGACAAAAGATTTGAATACGGAAATTTGCTAGCAGCCTGTTGTGGCAGTGAAGGGCAAGGTCGTAAGAACCATCATTGTGATGTGCTTAAAGCATCATCCGACCTAAAGTACAATCCTGCTAATTTTAATGTTGAAAGTGTAATCAAGTACAAAGCTGACGGTGAAATTTATTCCACAGATACAGAATTCAACGAGCAGATTGGGAGTGTGAAAGCTCCGGGGATTTTAAATTTGAATCTGCGTAGACTGCGTATGCAGAGGCAGGCGCGGATTGATGCCGTTATCAGAGAGATGCCTAAAAGTAGAATCTGGCCGAGAGAAAAAGTTCTCCGCAAAATTAGCGAATATGAAACTCCGGGAGATAGCGGAAAGCTCAAACCATTCGCTGGCGTAGCAATCTACTACCTCAAAAAGAAATTACGCCAATCTAAGTAA
- a CDS encoding pyridoxal phosphate-dependent aminotransferase, with the protein MDCISKRACEITPFLVMDVLEKAQEMERQGRSIIHMEIGEPDFDTPECVKQACIRAMEEGETHYTHSLGIPQLREAISKYYRDTYGVDVDPGRVIITQGTSPAMLLLFTFILDQGDNIIVSDPCYACYSNFISFSGAEANSIRTFEEDGFQYRPEAIEKAINERTKAILINSPSNPTGTLLSPERMEKIAKMGPWIISDEIYHGLVYGEKEHTILEYTDHAFVLNGFSKLFAMTGWRLGYIIAPEKYVRPMQKLCQNFFISANSMAQHAGVAALTESWDEVNRIKEIYNERRKFLIKRLREIGFDIKVEPTGAFYILVNMKHLAAKFDGSSLKLAFDILEKAGIGVTPGIDFGEGAEGFIRLSYANSMENLAEGMDRLERYVKENG; encoded by the coding sequence ATGGACTGTATATCAAAAAGAGCCTGTGAGATCACCCCTTTCTTAGTCATGGACGTGCTGGAAAAGGCGCAGGAAATGGAACGTCAGGGCCGCAGCATCATCCACATGGAAATCGGCGAACCGGACTTCGACACCCCCGAATGTGTCAAGCAGGCCTGCATCAGGGCCATGGAAGAGGGCGAAACCCACTACACTCACAGTCTGGGCATCCCGCAGCTGCGTGAGGCCATCAGCAAATATTATCGAGATACTTACGGAGTGGACGTTGATCCGGGCCGGGTAATCATCACCCAAGGCACATCCCCGGCAATGCTGCTGCTTTTTACCTTCATTCTAGATCAGGGGGACAACATCATTGTTTCCGACCCCTGTTATGCCTGTTACAGCAACTTTATTTCCTTTTCCGGCGCCGAAGCAAACTCCATCCGCACCTTTGAGGAAGATGGATTCCAGTACCGCCCGGAAGCAATTGAAAAAGCCATCAACGAACGCACCAAGGCGATCCTGATCAACTCCCCCTCCAACCCCACCGGGACCCTGCTCTCCCCGGAAAGGATGGAAAAAATTGCCAAGATGGGACCGTGGATCATTTCCGATGAAATCTACCACGGCCTTGTCTACGGCGAAAAAGAACACACCATCCTCGAATACACGGATCACGCATTCGTGCTCAACGGATTTTCCAAGCTTTTCGCCATGACCGGATGGCGGCTGGGTTACATCATCGCCCCGGAAAAATACGTACGCCCCATGCAGAAGCTCTGCCAGAACTTCTTCATCTCCGCCAACTCCATGGCCCAGCATGCCGGGGTGGCCGCGCTGACCGAATCATGGGACGAGGTCAACCGCATCAAAGAAATCTACAATGAACGCCGCAAGTTCCTGATCAAAAGACTGCGTGAAATCGGCTTTGATATCAAGGTGGAACCCACCGGAGCGTTTTACATATTGGTCAACATGAAGCATCTGGCGGCAAAATTTGATGGAAGCTCCCTGAAGCTGGCCTTCGACATTTTAGAGAAGGCCGGAATCGGAGTAACACCGGGAATTGATTTCGGAGAAGGAGCCGAAGGTTTCATCCGTTTATCTTACGCTAATTCCATGGAGAATCTGGCTGAAGGGATGGATCGGTTGGAGAGGTATGTAAAGGAGAATGGGTAG
- a CDS encoding efflux RND transporter periplasmic adaptor subunit codes for MQRIIFFLIFILSACPVLAAEKKAPQMPPAHVATSKSFAGQVAPESSYIGTVYFSETSDVASEVSGKIVRVEVEEGDTVRRGEVLIRLSSDLLNTEIRAAKAAYAESKANYDLAKRDDQRITKLFKSGSVHEGEYDSKRFKAIAMESELASSQAKLRRLQIQLSKKTIRAPFDGIVLKRSVYLGEWLSIGEDVVKLGMNTSYDVVVNVPQDVAQVVKPGLEVGISAGGKEYKGKVFAVIPRGDIASRTFPVKIRINSKNGFKQGMEARVSLPNGLASETVVVPRDAVITLRGTTMVIAAIDGKAQPFPVQVVGFKGMNAGVRGKGLKAGMDIVTKGNERLRPGQPVVIDNI; via the coding sequence ATGCAACGGATAATATTTTTTTTGATTTTCATACTTTCTGCCTGCCCTGTTCTCGCTGCTGAGAAGAAGGCCCCCCAGATGCCTCCTGCCCATGTGGCGACATCTAAATCATTTGCAGGTCAGGTTGCTCCTGAGTCTTCATATATCGGTACTGTTTATTTTTCCGAAACATCTGATGTTGCCTCTGAAGTAAGCGGAAAAATCGTCCGGGTTGAAGTGGAAGAAGGAGATACGGTCAGGAGAGGCGAGGTCTTGATCAGGCTCAGTTCCGATCTGCTTAATACTGAAATTCGTGCGGCAAAAGCTGCCTATGCTGAATCCAAGGCCAACTACGATCTTGCCAAGCGCGACGACCAGCGTATCACCAAGCTTTTTAAGAGCGGTTCCGTTCACGAAGGTGAATACGATTCCAAGCGGTTCAAAGCCATTGCCATGGAGAGTGAACTTGCTTCCTCTCAGGCCAAACTGCGCCGTCTTCAGATTCAACTTTCCAAGAAAACTATCCGTGCTCCTTTTGACGGTATTGTGCTCAAACGTTCTGTCTACCTCGGCGAATGGCTTTCCATAGGTGAAGACGTAGTCAAATTGGGTATGAATACCAGCTACGATGTTGTGGTCAACGTTCCGCAGGATGTGGCGCAGGTGGTCAAGCCCGGTCTTGAAGTGGGCATCAGCGCAGGCGGCAAGGAGTACAAAGGCAAAGTCTTTGCGGTTATTCCCCGTGGTGATATCGCCAGCCGTACTTTTCCGGTAAAAATACGAATTAACAGCAAGAACGGTTTTAAACAGGGTATGGAAGCGCGTGTTTCCCTGCCTAACGGTCTGGCCAGCGAGACGGTTGTTGTGCCCCGTGATGCGGTGATTACTCTACGTGGAACTACTATGGTCATTGCGGCCATTGACGGTAAGGCCCAGCCTTTCCCGGTACAGGTTGTCGGTTTCAAAGGCATGAATGCCGGAGTGCGCGGCAAAGGCCTTAAAGCCGGAATGGATATCGTCACTAAGGGCAACGAACGCCTCAGACCCGGACAGCCCGTGGTCATTGATAACATATAG
- a CDS encoding efflux RND transporter permease subunit produces MDFVKFSIEKPVSVLVGVILLVLFGGLALSGLPYQLSPSVTEPEITVQTTWTGATPYEIERDIIEEQEKVLKGVTGLLEMESECFDSFGRISLRFKIGTNIDDALLRVSNKLNEVKKYPSDSDRPVISATGASASPVIWMILRTLPDNEHHINEFATYFEDSVRQYLERVDGVADLFVGGGTENEMHIIIAPEKLAAYNLTIDKVTQVLKSENSNVSAGNLGVGRRDYRIRTTSEFKTPEEIEAVVITSSGQQRVTIGDVGKVVPGFEKQTVAMLHNGIPGMAIGVKPEPGSNVLEVTKNVRKVVEDLNAGLLADKGIFLDWVYDQAPYINGAIDLVKQNIIIGGVLAVIVLLIFLQSLSATVIVAIAIPISVIGSFIVFGGMGRTLNIVSMSGISFAVGMLVDNAIVVLENIDRHRGMGKPPYQAAYDGASEVWGAVLASTLTTVAVFLPVVFIEEEAGQLFKDIAIAVTCAISLSLFVSISVIPMLAKQFYSFSKRKKKAKKNILTGIGAKFSDAIMGLLSLAIRNWATRLSTVAILVAASALLVISFFPKMEYLPQGNRNLILSILIPPPGLSFEERSSIGEFIAAQTEPHMKEEKDGLPSVEQLFYVSAPDINLFGAISGDEERPAALIPLFSRIMNSIPGMFGVSIQASIFETGLGKGRMVAVDFSGPELPKLMAAAGTMFGMARQAIPNAQVRPIPSLEMLYPEVRIVPDRDRLRAAGMSSQEIGEALDVLMDGRKIGDFKEEGKKKIDLKLMASDKRVNTPEDLYESLVATPQGWAVPVSSLSRLERTYGITQIRHLERQRTVTLQITPPKSMPLEQAMDIVQNELIPKVKEMGLMDGVNVRMSGAADKLTQTREAMQWNFLLAVVITYLLMAALFGNFIYPVIILLTVPLAGAGGFLGLKLENLFIAPQPLDVLTMLGFVILIGVVVNNAILIVHQSLNNVRNEGMEHREAVLEATRSRLRPIYMSATTSIFGMLPLAIAPGPGSELYRGLGAVVLGGLALSTVFTVFMIPALLMFFIKMEKVGGKAEAHSA; encoded by the coding sequence ATGGATTTTGTTAAATTTTCAATTGAAAAGCCCGTTTCGGTGCTGGTTGGAGTTATCCTGCTGGTTCTTTTCGGCGGGCTGGCCCTTTCCGGTTTGCCTTATCAGCTTTCCCCGTCTGTAACTGAGCCTGAAATTACCGTTCAAACTACATGGACCGGGGCCACCCCTTATGAAATCGAGCGTGATATCATTGAAGAGCAGGAGAAAGTACTCAAGGGTGTTACCGGATTGCTGGAAATGGAGTCCGAATGCTTTGACAGTTTCGGGCGTATTTCCCTGCGTTTCAAAATCGGCACCAATATTGATGATGCTCTGCTCAGGGTTTCAAATAAGCTGAACGAGGTTAAGAAATATCCTTCGGATTCTGACCGTCCGGTGATTTCAGCTACCGGTGCTTCAGCATCCCCGGTTATCTGGATGATTCTGCGGACCCTGCCGGACAACGAACATCATATCAATGAATTTGCTACATATTTTGAAGATAGTGTGCGTCAGTATCTTGAGCGTGTGGACGGTGTTGCCGACCTGTTCGTGGGCGGCGGTACTGAAAATGAGATGCACATCATCATCGCGCCGGAAAAGCTGGCCGCTTACAATTTGACCATCGATAAGGTTACACAGGTACTTAAAAGCGAGAACTCCAACGTTTCAGCCGGGAATCTGGGGGTCGGACGCCGCGATTACCGTATCCGCACCACCTCTGAATTCAAGACTCCCGAAGAGATTGAAGCCGTTGTAATCACTTCTTCCGGTCAGCAAAGGGTAACCATCGGAGATGTCGGCAAGGTCGTACCCGGCTTTGAAAAACAGACCGTTGCCATGCTTCATAACGGTATTCCCGGTATGGCTATAGGGGTTAAACCTGAACCGGGTTCCAACGTTCTGGAGGTAACCAAGAACGTGCGCAAGGTTGTTGAAGATCTCAACGCGGGACTCCTTGCTGATAAAGGAATTTTTCTTGACTGGGTTTACGATCAGGCACCGTATATTAATGGCGCAATTGATCTCGTAAAACAGAATATTATCATCGGTGGTGTACTGGCGGTCATCGTACTGCTCATCTTTTTGCAGTCCCTTTCGGCTACGGTCATTGTCGCCATCGCCATTCCTATTTCCGTCATCGGTTCTTTCATCGTTTTCGGCGGGATGGGCAGGACGCTGAACATCGTCAGTATGTCCGGTATTTCCTTTGCCGTGGGTATGCTGGTGGATAACGCTATTGTTGTTCTTGAGAACATCGACCGCCACCGCGGCATGGGCAAGCCTCCGTATCAGGCCGCCTATGACGGAGCCAGCGAGGTTTGGGGCGCGGTTTTGGCTTCAACCCTGACCACCGTCGCGGTATTTCTCCCGGTCGTTTTTATTGAAGAGGAAGCAGGGCAGTTGTTCAAGGATATCGCCATCGCGGTTACCTGTGCCATCTCCCTGTCCCTGTTTGTGTCCATCTCGGTAATTCCCATGCTGGCCAAGCAGTTCTATTCTTTTTCCAAGCGCAAAAAGAAGGCCAAAAAGAATATCCTTACCGGGATCGGGGCCAAGTTTTCCGATGCCATCATGGGCCTGCTCAGCCTTGCCATCCGCAACTGGGCCACAAGGCTTTCCACTGTAGCCATCTTGGTTGCGGCTTCGGCCCTGCTGGTGATTTCCTTCTTTCCGAAGATGGAATACCTGCCGCAGGGGAACAGGAACCTGATCCTGTCCATTCTCATTCCGCCGCCGGGGCTTTCGTTTGAAGAGCGTTCCTCCATTGGCGAATTTATCGCGGCTCAGACTGAGCCGCATATGAAGGAGGAAAAGGATGGTCTGCCTTCAGTTGAACAGCTTTTTTATGTTTCCGCCCCGGATATTAACCTTTTCGGTGCCATTTCCGGTGATGAGGAACGCCCTGCGGCTTTAATTCCTCTTTTCAGTCGGATCATGAATTCAATTCCCGGTATGTTCGGGGTCAGTATTCAGGCTTCGATTTTTGAAACGGGCCTTGGTAAAGGGCGTATGGTCGCTGTTGATTTCAGCGGACCGGAACTGCCCAAGCTTATGGCTGCCGCCGGGACCATGTTCGGCATGGCCCGTCAGGCAATACCTAATGCGCAGGTGCGGCCCATTCCGTCTCTTGAGATGCTTTATCCCGAGGTGCGCATTGTGCCCGACCGTGACCGTCTGCGCGCGGCTGGTATGTCCAGTCAGGAAATCGGTGAGGCCCTTGATGTTCTCATGGACGGCCGCAAGATAGGTGATTTCAAGGAAGAAGGTAAAAAGAAGATAGATCTGAAGCTCATGGCTTCTGACAAGCGGGTTAACACCCCTGAAGATCTCTACGAATCCCTTGTGGCAACCCCGCAGGGCTGGGCGGTCCCGGTATCATCCCTTTCCCGTCTGGAACGGACCTACGGTATCACCCAGATTCGCCATCTTGAGCGGCAGAGGACTGTTACCTTGCAGATCACTCCGCCCAAGTCTATGCCTCTTGAGCAGGCTATGGATATTGTCCAGAACGAGCTTATCCCCAAGGTTAAGGAAATGGGACTTATGGACGGTGTGAACGTGCGTATGTCCGGTGCGGCAGATAAACTGACCCAGACCCGTGAGGCTATGCAGTGGAACTTCCTGCTGGCGGTGGTCATTACCTACCTGCTCATGGCGGCTCTGTTCGGTAACTTTATTTATCCGGTCATTATTTTGCTGACCGTGCCTCTTGCTGGTGCAGGCGGATTCCTCGGTCTGAAGCTGGAGAACCTGTTCATCGCCCCGCAGCCGCTGGATGTGTTGACCATGCTCGGCTTCGTTATCCTGATCGGGGTTGTTGTTAACAACGCAATTCTCATCGTGCACCAGTCCTTGAACAACGTTCGTAACGAGGGCATGGAGCACCGCGAGGCCGTGCTGGAAGCGACCCGCTCCAGACTGCGTCCCATCTACATGTCGGCAACAACATCCATTTTCGGCATGCTCCCGCTGGCAATCGCCCCCGGTCCCGGTTCCGAACTCTACCGCGGACTCGGAGCAGTAGTACTCGGCGGTCTGGCCCTGTCCACGGTCTTCACCGTGTTCATGATCCCGGCTCTGCTCATGTTCTTCATCAAGATGGAGAAGGTTGGCGGGAAGGCTGAGGCCCATTCAGCATAA
- the icd gene encoding NADP-dependent isocitrate dehydrogenase, giving the protein MSTKTVYFIEGDGIGPEVWGAARPVIDAALEKAYSGAKKIEWSELLAGEKAYEATGEYLPQDTLDTLAKAELAIKGPLQTPVGKGIRSLNVTLRQVFDLYACIRPIRYFEGIESPVKRPDLVDIVVFRENTEDVYAGIEWSSASPEAKRVIDFLVDEMGAKIDPTAGVGIKPITPAGSKRLVRRAIDYAIDQNRESVTLVHKGNIMKFTEGGFRQWGYDLAEEDYAGQVVKEGEDAAGKVVINDRIADAMFQELLMRPQQYSVVATTNLNGDYLSDALAAQVGGLGLAPGVNMGDKLAIYEATHGTAPTIAGKDLANPGSILLSGAMLLENNGMGEAAVLIKNAVEKALAAKKVTVDLASQISGAEQVGCKKFGEIILANL; this is encoded by the coding sequence TTGTCTACGAAAACAGTATATTTCATCGAAGGTGACGGTATCGGCCCGGAAGTCTGGGGTGCCGCCCGTCCTGTAATTGATGCCGCTCTTGAAAAAGCTTACAGCGGTGCTAAGAAAATTGAATGGTCTGAACTCCTTGCCGGTGAAAAAGCATACGAAGCCACTGGAGAATATCTGCCTCAGGACACCCTCGACACCCTCGCCAAAGCGGAATTGGCCATCAAAGGCCCTTTGCAGACCCCAGTGGGCAAGGGAATCCGTTCCCTCAACGTAACCCTGAGACAGGTTTTTGATCTCTATGCCTGTATCCGTCCTATTCGTTATTTTGAAGGTATTGAATCCCCGGTAAAGCGTCCCGATCTGGTGGACATCGTGGTTTTCCGCGAAAATACCGAGGACGTTTATGCCGGTATAGAGTGGAGCTCTGCTTCTCCCGAAGCAAAGAGAGTAATTGATTTTCTGGTTGATGAAATGGGTGCCAAGATTGATCCCACTGCGGGCGTAGGTATTAAACCTATTACTCCCGCTGGCTCCAAGCGTCTGGTCCGCCGGGCTATAGATTACGCCATTGACCAGAATCGCGAATCCGTGACTCTGGTTCATAAAGGCAACATCATGAAATTCACTGAAGGCGGCTTCCGCCAGTGGGGTTACGATCTCGCAGAGGAAGATTATGCCGGGCAGGTTGTTAAAGAAGGCGAAGATGCAGCCGGAAAGGTTGTCATTAATGACCGCATTGCCGACGCTATGTTTCAGGAATTGCTCATGCGTCCCCAGCAGTACAGCGTGGTAGCGACCACCAACCTTAATGGTGATTATCTTTCTGATGCACTTGCCGCTCAGGTTGGCGGACTCGGACTTGCTCCGGGTGTAAACATGGGTGATAAGCTTGCCATTTATGAAGCAACTCATGGAACAGCACCTACTATTGCCGGAAAAGACCTTGCCAACCCCGGAAGTATTTTGCTGTCCGGTGCCATGCTGCTGGAAAACAACGGCATGGGCGAAGCAGCTGTTTTGATTAAAAATGCGGTTGAAAAAGCTTTGGCTGCTAAGAAGGTAACTGTGGATCTGGCAAGTCAGATCAGCGGTGCCGAGCAGGTTGGCTGCAAAAAATTTGGTGAGATTATTCTCGCTAATCTGTAG
- a CDS encoding aminodeoxychorismate/anthranilate synthase component II, whose product MNILLIDNNDSFTNNLEHLLAREIAGAQVYVRSYSQALGCGDTVDFSAYQLIIISPGPGCPADYPGYERVIESGLPVLGICLGMQILNEYFGGRTTRLNGCFHGRTERIDFVGHDLAVARYHSLYCSELGQNLKLLSKNSEQVPMAVAHESLPLLGYQFHPESFLTEQPGVFIEYALHHFGLL is encoded by the coding sequence ATGAACATACTTCTTATCGACAATAACGACAGCTTCACCAACAATCTTGAACATCTGCTGGCCCGTGAAATTGCGGGGGCGCAGGTCTATGTGCGTTCCTACTCGCAAGCTCTGGGCTGTGGGGACACTGTTGATTTCAGTGCCTATCAGCTGATCATAATTTCTCCCGGTCCCGGATGTCCCGCGGATTATCCGGGTTATGAAAGGGTGATCGAATCCGGCCTGCCTGTGCTGGGCATCTGCCTCGGTATGCAGATTCTTAATGAATATTTCGGCGGGCGCACCACAAGGCTGAACGGCTGTTTTCATGGGCGAACCGAGCGTATTGATTTTGTCGGGCATGATCTTGCCGTGGCCCGTTATCACTCCCTTTACTGTTCAGAGCTTGGGCAGAACTTGAAATTACTCAGTAAGAACAGTGAGCAGGTCCCCATGGCTGTTGCCCATGAAAGTTTGCCCTTGCTGGGCTACCAGTTTCACCCGGAATCATTTTTAACCGAGCAACCCGGAGTTTTCATTGAATACGCCCTCCATCATTTCGGACTCCTGTAG
- a CDS encoding AAA family ATPase encodes MYLEKLSLHNYRGIRDMEIEFDRHLNVFVGDNGCGKTTIVAAIRHMLNGAAINSKTGTVKKLYEDELTIRDLDVSIGATSADNKLVWSYDSSIFEVLSSSNPEKIASSYRGTGSRQEAWDLDYLLLVAERERCSYDSSINVPIDEIVHKTSPFKSPETYAVSMIKSHEDAENAEFRLHVDNGNDPASFVLNPKLQAMKKAIAMITGFHSFSFNNSKNTYEASKIVNEDKIRFLFDQLSLGEQVFIGLAAAIAHEVVYSGKDEDNLLTAARLIIIDEIDLHLHPKWQRRIVPALRETFPNCQFIITTHSPQVLSEVPAENIFSLYRDENGDIQYEKPELSQGLNSSEILQEVMDLPAFSPEFEEELSRIYTLIEDEKFDEAKNLIEKYEAKFGDVPALIKARTVLELSE; translated from the coding sequence ATGTATTTAGAAAAATTATCGCTGCACAATTACCGGGGCATCCGGGACATGGAGATTGAGTTCGACAGGCATTTGAATGTGTTTGTGGGCGATAATGGGTGCGGGAAGACTACGATTGTTGCTGCGATTCGGCATATGCTTAATGGGGCTGCTATCAATTCAAAAACTGGTACCGTAAAAAAACTTTATGAAGATGAATTAACGATAAGAGATTTGGATGTTTCAATTGGTGCAACCAGTGCTGATAATAAATTAGTGTGGAGTTATGATTCCTCAATTTTTGAAGTTTTATCGAGTAGCAATCCAGAAAAAATAGCAAGTTCTTATAGAGGTACAGGAAGTAGGCAGGAAGCGTGGGATTTGGATTATTTGTTGTTAGTCGCTGAAAGAGAGAGGTGTTCATATGATAGCTCCATCAATGTTCCTATTGATGAAATAGTACATAAAACATCTCCATTTAAAAGCCCTGAGACATACGCTGTTAGTATGATTAAGAGTCATGAAGATGCTGAAAATGCAGAGTTTCGTTTACATGTCGATAATGGCAATGATCCAGCTTCTTTTGTGCTGAATCCCAAGCTACAGGCAATGAAAAAAGCAATTGCTATGATTACTGGATTTCATAGTTTTTCATTTAACAATAGTAAGAACACATATGAAGCAAGTAAAATTGTAAATGAAGATAAAATAAGATTTTTATTTGATCAGCTATCATTAGGGGAACAGGTTTTTATCGGACTGGCAGCTGCTATTGCGCATGAAGTGGTGTATTCTGGAAAAGATGAAGACAATTTACTTACAGCTGCACGGCTCATCATAATCGACGAAATAGACCTCCATCTGCACCCCAAATGGCAACGCCGTATTGTCCCGGCATTGCGCGAAACATTTCCTAATTGCCAGTTTATTATCACTACCCATTCCCCGCAGGTGCTCAGTGAAGTTCCTGCTGAGAATATTTTTTCGCTTTATCGGGATGAGAATGGGGATATTCAGTATGAGAAACCTGAGTTGAGTCAAGGCTTGAATTCGTCTGAAATTTTGCAGGAAGTTATGGATTTGCCTGCCTTCAGTCCTGAGTTCGAAGAAGAATTGAGCCGGATTTATACTTTGATTGAAGATGAAAAATTTGATGAAGCTAAGAATCTGATCGAGAAATACGAAGCCAAATTCGGCGATGTGCCAGCTCTGATTAAAGCCCGCACAGTTCTTGAGCTTTCGGAGTAG
- a CDS encoding anthranilate synthase component I family protein, whose product MNTPSIISDSCSFERFREIAYHFVRKRDADVLLGSPSFPDSCMSYLGIEPQDEFVLQAGVSGDDVRAQMKEFCFADDGPAIGYLSYELGHELRGVGSSKPAEFPLLHLKKYRAVLVHDGGDSALKLLCADETYRSVIGAEVLQVRRVPDVELPSFVEHDLCMSLNKQGYEDGVARTLEYIRDGLTYQLNLTTRVSMNGGNINPVLWFFGLHKRYPAPYYALFRSGEKVVVSTSPELFLRVEQGQVLSEPIKGTLRFEEYSEELVESLRSSVKEDSELSMIVDLIRNDISADCRYGSVVVKDHKSVFAVDNLLQMFSRVRGELLEGRDCIDLLLNAFPGGSITGCPKKSSMELIDKLEPHVRGPYCGSIVLIHGPQDMVSSIPIRTAVYDSSTKELDYWAGSGIVIDSDPEAEYMETIAKAGKILDPESV is encoded by the coding sequence TTGAATACGCCCTCCATCATTTCGGACTCCTGTAGCTTTGAGCGGTTTCGGGAAATCGCTTACCATTTTGTGCGAAAGCGTGATGCTGATGTGCTGCTCGGTTCTCCTTCTTTTCCTGATTCATGTATGAGCTATCTTGGCATTGAGCCGCAGGATGAGTTTGTTTTGCAGGCCGGTGTTTCCGGTGATGATGTCCGGGCGCAGATGAAGGAATTTTGTTTTGCGGATGATGGTCCGGCAATCGGCTATCTTTCTTATGAACTGGGGCATGAATTGCGCGGGGTGGGAAGCAGTAAACCTGCTGAGTTTCCACTATTGCATTTAAAAAAGTATCGCGCGGTGCTGGTTCATGATGGTGGGGATTCGGCCCTGAAGCTGCTTTGCGCCGATGAAACTTATCGGTCAGTGATTGGGGCTGAAGTCTTGCAGGTTAGGCGGGTTCCTGATGTCGAATTGCCTTCTTTTGTCGAGCATGATTTATGTATGTCCCTAAATAAACAGGGTTATGAGGACGGAGTTGCCCGCACCCTCGAGTATATCCGCGATGGCCTGACTTACCAGCTTAACCTGACCACCCGCGTCAGTATGAATGGTGGGAATATCAACCCCGTACTTTGGTTTTTCGGGCTGCATAAACGTTATCCCGCACCCTATTACGCGCTCTTTCGCAGTGGGGAAAAGGTAGTAGTTTCCACTTCACCGGAGCTTTTTTTGCGGGTGGAGCAGGGGCAGGTGCTCTCCGAACCCATTAAGGGAACCCTCCGTTTTGAAGAGTATTCTGAAGAACTTGTCGAGTCACTGCGTAGTTCAGTAAAAGAGGATTCAGAGCTTTCCATGATTGTGGATTTGATCCGTAATGATATTTCCGCTGATTGCCGTTACGGATCGGTGGTTGTTAAGGATCACAAATCCGTATTTGCAGTGGACAATCTTTTGCAGATGTTCAGCCGGGTGCGCGGGGAACTGCTTGAAGGACGGGATTGCATTGACCTGCTCCTGAATGCATTTCCCGGCGGTTCCATCACCGGGTGTCCCAAGAAAAGTTCCATGGAACTTATCGACAAGCTTGAACCGCATGTGCGCGGGCCTTATTGCGGCAGCATCGTGCTTATTCATGGCCCGCAGGATATGGTTTCATCCATTCCTATCAGGACTGCGGTTTATGACAGTTCTACAAAAGAGCTTGATTACTGGGCCGGAAGCGGCATTGTCATTGATTCCGATCCTGAAGCGGAGTACATGGAAACCATTGCCAAAGCTGGCAAAATTCTCGATCCGGAGTCTGTATGA